TACTATAAATACGAGATCCCCTCATTCactcttcattctctcttcaccctcttcactctcttCATTCTACAAATTCGAAAAAaatcatgtcttcttcaaattattttcgtgaTAAACCTCATATGGATCCAAACACCAACTTACTTACGGAAGAATAAGCAAAAGGCATTACCGAATTCATGGTATTTTTTTCAACaacaacacacaaaaatatatgttttgaaaGTAAATTTGTGGTTTGTTATGTTAATTTGttgttttatgaaatttataaaGGTTCAATTGCtaactagaattttttttgtgtgttttaaaaatacttaaacacgtttttaatatttatatatatttagaaaggcataacaatttttttaatgttgaaTTTCTGTATAACAAacgtttttattatatatatcagcatataaacgattttaaaatatatttaaccctttttaatatatatatttaggctatcttattttaaaaacgtttttaatatatatatatatatatatatatataaatgattttatatttataatattttaaaaatgtttttaatacatatatttattgtgttatcatatattaaaaacgtttttaatatatatatatatatatatatatatttatgttatcatatattaaaaatgttcttacatataaaccatatttcaaatatattttattatttatctaactaatcatattttctttcttaGGTCTGATGATGCTCCCGCTCCGGTTAGGCTACGTCGTCCTAGAGCACAAGGTCGATCACATTCGGGGAGCAATTCTCATGCATCCGCATCTTCGCAGGAGCAAAATTCTGTTCCTATTGCTCCAACTCAAGCTTTAGTTCCAGCTGCTCCACCTGAGCCGGGTGTCATGAGTGTTgaactattggttcaacaacccgGTCGACATCATCTTCCCATACTCCATCCCTTACCCgaaggagacactacatggttagtttatttatttatttatttttattgaattttataACACATAATCTTGTTATTTTTTGAAGGTTCAACAAGTCGCACAATGGCATTAGCAAGAGCATTAACGAGATGATGTATTCCATGCTGAAGACTGGCTATAAGACCTATAGCAAAGTCCCAGCCGCCGATCgcgagttgtggtttcgtcagtttgcggtatatttctcttaattttgtttcagtttttgattttagtttttctattatatttctacttattatatgttttcagcAAGAAATTAATTGGGCATCTGGGGATTCGACAGTCGTCCGTAAGGCGTTCCACAAAAAGGCCATGGAGATTTACATAAATCAGATTTATGAGTGGAAACAGCTATGGCATAAGGGCAAGAAACCGAAATTTATCAACTCGAAGGTTTGGCAAGACTTAGAGGTGCATTGGTCGAAGCAGGAGACTGAAGAGCAATCAGCGAAGAACTCCCAGAACCGCTTGAGCGACCGTGGTGGACTAGGTGTTTATGTCCACAACCTCGATGCTTGCAGTATGTCCTCTAAGGAGGATCAACTTgtaagttttatatatttttacaatttttttatatatttattaattaaatttcttttagGTTGcggcaaatgacggtaatcccgccGATTATCTCGATgtctgatgttaggagttttcaaggctcctaagacaaatgttgtagtatagtgattgtcgaaccagttctgagggatatcaaagcactgagaatgcaagtactcacttaatctaagtgcaaccaatgatttagatgggttttaaactactactaatactagaaagcaataacaaaatgatactttcttgactaagggaaaagagaactcataggcatagggattagaccttgggtgatcgagtatcgaactaaggatggcaaatgattaATCAAACTATctaccttaagcctagacacaattctaagcaagctctatgtctagatgaatgctcatttgctaacatatctcaaacatcaaatgtttttggttgaataatatgaaagcaatcattacaaataagtctattagctattttagcacctttaacaacaaatgtctttggcaaagtatactaaaagcctaggagaattgtctcaggcatttcatcaaacacctttcgggtgggaaatgcctattgatcaatttttgagtggccaactcagaagatgcattaggaatactccactagcaaggaacaagaatgatctacactaaaacatcctagaactaacctaatcacccttaatctccttaacccatgaattcaaaaggtgattactcactaatctccatgattcttcttaaacccatattggatttcagattaatcatgtagagaaatagataagaaatcaacaagaacacaagaacataacaatcaaaatccaagagataaacttctcaagagagtttttgtgtatttctcaatagatccaaaAGATAATctcctcctggtggcttacagagtattaaaacatagctttagaaaataaaaacgtgcataatgaaatgaccaaaaggcccttgagaaaacatgaattcggccaaacaaatagacgtggagcgacctcggcacgtcgctgcgacaagtcgctccggccttcgggagcgacctcagtgggtccctctgagaggtcgctccaggcttcgcttcgtgtcgtctcgccatagagacgcgagcgacctcggggtgtcgctttgggaggtcgctccgagaggggtgtgagatgcgagcgaccttggtgcgtcgctctgggcaagtcgctatgggcttccaacgggatgaatatggcgagtgacttcacggggtcgctccagctaggtcgctctgagatcgggagcgaccttggtaggtcgctctgagaggtcgctccagggtcatctaagacggttcggagtaacgagaacgcgagcgacttcatggcgtcgctttaggaaggtcgctctgagaggtgggACACAGCTacttcgtgatgtcgctccgggaggtcgctcccatgctctgctcgtttaatgatcacctatttcacctccttcgagctccaaatgcatccaaatgtccccaagaactccatgtggcactccagtacttaatagagactcatgtatgcaaaatgcaacctaaacatgtctaaatcctaatctctatgatgaaaatatttatgaatgaatggataaaacaatgcaaatatgcaagatatcaatgtCATGAGGGGTGCGTACACTAACAAGAAGACTGGGAAAATTCAGAATCCCCTTATTAGGGATGTCATAGACTTGGTAGAATCCCAGAAACAAGAATATCTAGCTTCTCAGCCCCTCTCCGATGACGGTTCTTCGGCTTCAACCAGCTTGTCCCGAGTTCGAGTTAACGAAATGGTAGAAGAggtaattttaagatttttcatttcattaatataaaatttcgtttatattttatttaactaatatattttatttattttattcttgaaggcggttccaaagaagaaaggTCGTTTAGTCGGGTTGGCTCGTCGTGCCTCTTcttgtctttcttcttcacaaacccCGTATGTTGATCCGATGATTATGGAGGAGCTGCAGAAAAAGGATGATCGGATTGTAGCGTTGGAGTCTCAAAACGCTACAATTCTTGCACAGATGGCACAACAGGATGCTCAAATAGCGGAACATAAAGCAGAAGTGGCAGAGGCTAAGAGGATGAACCTAGACATAATGGAGAAGATGAGGCGACTATTTCCTGCAGAATTTTCAGATTagaaacttttatatatttcaaattagaaacttttatatgatgtttttaattatgtaaaactTAATTTCTATAATGTTAGTTTGCAGTTTTAGTATTTAATCGATTTGATTATATAAAAtgcaaatttctaaaataatttttgaaaataataattattttaaataatcaaatcaaaaaATTTCGTTGGATATTTGTCGGATGTTTCCGACGACGTATATCTGTCGGAATACACTGGCGAAaaatttccgacggaaatgTTCTTCGGAAATTTCTGATGGAAACGAGGCGTCGGAAATTACCGACGGAAAGGCATGTCGGAAGTTACTGACAGAAGCAGTCGTCGGAAATATCCGACAAGCGTTGTCGTCGGTTCTTTCTGACATTGACAATTCCGACAATCTTTGTTGGTCGGAATACTTTCCGACAAATTACCGACAACTTCTTACTGACGAATGTTTTGTTGGTAATCCGTCGGAAATCTGGTTGTCGTAATctgtcggaaagtcgtcggaaatttcgacagatttccgacgaattttttttccGACAAATCCATACCGACGACCACTTTCGTCGTAATTCCGTTGGAATAGACGTTTtcccgacgaaattccgacgaatatgGTTGTCGGAATTagcttgttttcttgtagtgtcaagAGATTACTAGAGAGTAGAGAGTCGTATGACTCGAGAATATCGTCGGTGGAGTAATCTTATTGTACGGTGAATGCACTATAATGCACTGCTTGAGTTGTTTTCTAGCAGGGTCGATATACGGTGGACGCTCAAACTATTCGTACTCCATGACCATGAATCATGCAAGTTTTCAATTGTTGCAAAATATGTATACACACACGcactttatatatatgttacaacTGCCAAATGCTAGAGAAGTCTCTTTTAAAGCTGAAGTTAGCTCGTAGTTcaaaacaagaagaagctgaagttAGCTGAAGTTAAGTATGgttaagaaaatagtttaagttaactttcacgtttttttcatttttcagaaACTTTAATAACTTATTCGTAAAACAGGAGACTCTTacccttttatttttattctttggtGAATCATTAAAGTATAACTCTAAATAATACATCAAAGTATAAGTCTCGGCCAGTCTGGGTTTGGGTTTCGGCCCAAGTGGTTTACATGGTGAGCTGTAACAGATGATCGGTCAACTCTTGACAATAGTCGGAAGGTATTCTAAACTCGGATCATACAGTGTGGTACGCTTTCGGGCTA
The window above is part of the Brassica napus cultivar Da-Ae chromosome C8, Da-Ae, whole genome shotgun sequence genome. Proteins encoded here:
- the LOC125591917 gene encoding uncharacterized protein LOC125591917, whose amino-acid sequence is MSVELLVQQPGRHHLPILHPLPEGDTTWFNKSHNGISKSINEMMYSMLKTGYKTYSKQEINWASGDSTVVRKAFHKKAMEIYINQIYEWKQLWHKGKKPKFINSKVWQDLEVHWSKQETEEQSAKNSQNRLSDRGGLGVYVHNLDACSMSSKEDQLVAANDGNPADYLDV